The following are from one region of the Coffea eugenioides isolate CCC68of chromosome 2, Ceug_1.0, whole genome shotgun sequence genome:
- the LOC113760362 gene encoding putative serine/threonine-protein kinase-like protein CCR3: MSPPPSAATIATAIIITTILIFTVTNPPPSAYALGGSATTVAVSYGSATTICTLLADQPTQQIQCWRNGQVFLSIYAPTVSFDSIAGGLDTVCAVRSGGYSLLCWNVANFTPKRLYLGSSTLLTSITIGDTQICALTNGATNVRCWRGESHSASSPNGTSSFSSISSGLGFSCGVVGNTSRVACWGSNTNTDILASKIETQFANMSMKNIFAGGQHACGMNTGGVVICRGNNDSGQLNVPANFGYEYNALALGANHTCAIRSLNHTVVCWGGGGEFSSSVTEDTSFESIVAGLDFTCGLVTSNFSVICWGPGWPNNLNPAGVGLPLQRTLPGPCVRSICRCGIYPQSQTLCSGNGNICWPCDIKNLAPQPQPLGPSPSPPPPSIGPSPSSPSKALRRGLLAFAIVGSVGCFAGICTVVYCWWTGVCFGKKKIHNSVQPTISAASAPQQSNSSPPSRSSTLRRQGSRLMRRQRSGTSSKHADRAEEFLFQDLAAATNNFSMENKIGAGSFGVVYKGKLLDGREVAIKRSETGPRTKKFQEKESAFESELAFLSRLHHKHLVRLVGFCEERDERLLVYEFMKNGALYDHLHDKDNVEKSSSVVNSWKMRIKISLDAARGIEYLHNYAVPPIIHRDIKSSNILIDANWTARVSDFGLSLMGPESEQKHFRPTKAAGTVGYIDPEYFGLNVLTAKSDVYGLGVVLLELLTGKRAIFKAGENDGAPMSVVDYAVPAIMAGELTKILDPRVGPPELNEAEAVELVAYTAMHCVNLEGKDRPTMTDIVANLERALALCDDSHGSISSGPISIVSD; the protein is encoded by the coding sequence ATGAGTCCCCCACCTTCCGCCGCCACCATCGCCACCGCCATCATCATAACTACCATCCTTATATTCACCGTCACCAACCCACCTCCCTCAGCCTATGCACTCGGAGGCTCTGCCACCACGGTGGCCGTCAGCTACGGCTCGGCCACCACCATCTGTACCTTACTCGCCGACCAACCCACCCAGCAAATTCAATGCTGGAGGAACGGCCAGGTTTTCCTATCCATCTACGCCCCCACCGTTTCTTTCGACTCCATCGCTGGCGGTCTTGACACCGTCTGCGCTGTCCGCTCCGGCGGATACAGCCTCCTGTGCTGGAATGTTGCTAACTTCACCCCCAAAAGACTCTACCTCGGGTCTTCAACCTTGTTAACAAGCATTACAATTGGGGATACTCAAATTTGCGCCTTAACAAACGGTGCTACTAACGTCCGTTGTTGGCGCGGGGAGTCTCATTCAGCAAGTTCGCCAAATGGGACGTCGAGTTTCAGTTCAATTTCATCTGGGCTGGGCTTTTCTTGTGGAGTTGTGGGGAATACTAGTAGGGTTGCTTGTTGGGGCAGTAATACAAACACGGATATTCTAGCTTCAAAGATAGAAACACAGTTTGCAAATATGTCGATGAAGAACATATTTGCAGGTGGACAGCATGCTTGCGGGATGAATACAGGTGGAGTGGTTATTTGCAGAGGGAATAACGACAGTGGTCAGTTAAATGTGCCCGCTAATTTCGGGTACGAGTACAATGCCTTAGCTCTTGGTGCAAATCATACCTGTGCTATTAGGTCACTAAACCACACAGTTGTTTGTTGGGGAGGAGGTGGAGAATTTTCTAGCAGTGTTACGGAAGATACCTCATTTGAGTCAATTGTTGCGGGGTTGGATTTTACTTGTGGATTAGTTACGAGTAATTTTTCAGTGATTTGTTGGGGGCCTGGATGGCCTAATAACTTGAATCCTGCAGGCGTCGGGCTTCCATTGCAGAGGACTCTTCCGGGGCCATGTGTTCGTAGTATTTGTAGATGTGGTATATATCCTCAATCTCAAACACTCTGCTCTGGTAATGGTAATATTTGTTGGCCTTGTGATATTAAAAATTTAGCTCCACAGCCACAACCATTAGGTCCATCACCATCGCCGCCTCCGCCTTCAATTGGTCCATCACCGTCCTCGCCCTCTAAAGCGCTGAGGAGGGGTTTATTGGCCTTTGCCATCGTTGGATCAGTTGGGTGTTTTGCTGGGATTTGTACTGTAGTTTATTGTTGGTGGACTGGTGTTtgttttgggaaaaagaaaattcataaTTCAGTGCAACCTACTATTAGTGCTGCTAGTGCTCCGCAGCAATCAAACAGTAGTCCACCCTCAAGATCATCCACTCTTAGGCGGCAAGGATCACGCCTGATGAGGCGACAGAGGAGCGGAACATCGTCAAAACATGCGGACAGGGCAGAGGAGTTTTTGTTTCAAGACCTTGCTGCGGCCACCAACAATTTCTCCATGGAGAACAAGATTGGTGCTGGGAGCTTTGGGGTTGTTTACAAAGGCAAATTACTTGATGGGCGTGAGGTTGCGATTAAACGGAGCGAGACAGGTCCAAGAACGAAGAAATTCCAAGAGAAAGAGAGCGCATTTGAATCAGAATTAGCATTCCTGTCGCGGCTTCATCACAAGCATTTGGTTAGGCTCGTGGGGTTTTGCGAGGAGAGGGATGAAAGGCTTTTGGTTTACGAGTTCATGAAAAATGGCGCGCTTTATGATCATCTGCACGACAAGGACAATGTGGAGAAGAGCAGCAGCGTGGTGAATTCTTGGAAAATGAGGATAAAGATTTCACTGGACGCTGCTCGGGGCATCGAGTACCTTCACAACTACGCAGTTCCACCCATAATTCACAGAGATATCAAGTCATCCAACATATTGATCGATGCAAATTGGACTGCCAGAGTCTCTGATTTTGGATTATCACTAATGGGTCCAGAATCGGAGCAAAAACATTTTAGGCCGACCAAGGCAGCTGGGACAGTAGGCTACATCGATCCAGAGTACTTCGGTCTAAACGTATTGACAGCAAAGAGTGATGTGTATGGTCTTGGGGTGGTATTATTAGAACTCTTGACGGGGAAGAGGGCTATTTTTAAAGCAGGCGAAAACGATGGTGCACCAATGAGCGTGGTGGATTATGCAGTACCGGCAATTATGGCTGGGGAATTGACCAAGATTTTGGACCCGAGGGTCGGGCCGCCGGAGCTCAACGAAGCGGAGGCGGTGGAGCTGGTGGCGTACACCGcaatgcattgtgtgaatttgGAAGGCAAAGATAGGCCGACCATGACCGATATCGTTGCTAATTTGGAACGAGCATTGGCTCTGTGCGACGATAGTCATGGCAGCATATCAAGTGGTCCAATATCCATTGTTTCAGATTGA